The genomic interval TCGGGTTCGTCGGTCATTGTCCGTCCGACGAACGAGGCCGACTTAAGAGCTTGTCCCGCTCACTCGACGACGGTGTTCCGGAGGATGCCGATACCCTCGTACTCTATCGCGACCTCGTCGCCCGGTTCGAGCAGGCCGGGGTTCGCGGGGCTGCCGAACGAGATCACGTCGCCCGGCCGGAAGGTGAACCGCTCGGAGAGGAAGCTGATGACCTCCCGCGGCTCGATGAACATGTTCTCGGTGTTGTCCTCCTGTCTGAGTTCGCCCGCGACGTGGGTGCGGATGTCGAGCCCCAGCGGGTCGACGTCGGCGACGACGGGGCCGAGCGGCGCGGAGCCGTCGAACGCCTTCCGCGCCGTGCGCCGCTCCTGGTCCAGACAGTCGAGGTCGTTGAGTATCGTGTACCCCCACACGGCGTCGTCCACCTCGGACTCGGCGAGTTCGTGACACGGCTCCCCGATGACGGCCGCGAGCTCGCCCGCGTAGGTGAGTTCCTCGGTGAACGACGGGTACTCGATGTCGGCGCCGGGGTCGAGCAGCGAGGTCGGCCCCTTGATGAAGAAGTCCGGCTTCTCGGGCACGTCGTACCCCATCTGTTCGACCTTCTCGCCGTAGTTGCGGCCGACGCAGTAGAACGCCGACGGCTCGCAGGGCGCGAGCAGGTCGTACTCGTCGGGGCCGTACTCGCCGTCGTCGGTCGTCACGACGCCGTCGTCGTAGTCGCCGACGGCAACGCCGTCGTCGGTGCGAACCCGCGCGTACTTGTCCGTCATGTCCGAGCAGGGGAGGGGCGACAGTAA from Halosegnis marinus carries:
- a CDS encoding fumarylacetoacetate hydrolase family protein, producing the protein MTDKYARVRTDDGVAVGDYDDGVVTTDDGEYGPDEYDLLAPCEPSAFYCVGRNYGEKVEQMGYDVPEKPDFFIKGPTSLLDPGADIEYPSFTEELTYAGELAAVIGEPCHELAESEVDDAVWGYTILNDLDCLDQERRTARKAFDGSAPLGPVVADVDPLGLDIRTHVAGELRQEDNTENMFIEPREVISFLSERFTFRPGDVISFGSPANPGLLEPGDEVAIEYEGIGILRNTVVE